The Candidatus Eisenbacteria bacterium genome has a segment encoding these proteins:
- a CDS encoding rubrerythrin family protein, translating to MPGIKGSLTEKNLLAAFAGESQARNRYTYAASVARKEGLLQISELFLETAENEKEHAKRFFSFLEGGMLEITAGYPAGVTGTTEQNLRAAAEGENEEWTKLYPAFAETAKREGFPEVAGTFTMIARAEKAHEDRFLKLLENVRAGKVFKKDGPVRWKCRNCGYVHEGPEAPGKCPACLHAREYFEVNAENY from the coding sequence ATGCCGGGCATCAAGGGATCGTTGACCGAGAAGAACCTGCTGGCCGCCTTCGCGGGCGAATCTCAGGCTCGCAATCGCTACACGTACGCCGCCAGCGTGGCGAGGAAGGAAGGGCTTCTGCAGATCTCCGAACTTTTCCTGGAGACCGCGGAGAACGAGAAGGAGCACGCGAAGCGGTTCTTCTCTTTCCTGGAGGGGGGGATGCTGGAGATCACGGCCGGCTACCCCGCCGGCGTGACGGGAACGACCGAGCAGAATCTCCGGGCAGCCGCGGAGGGGGAGAACGAGGAGTGGACCAAGCTCTATCCCGCCTTCGCCGAGACGGCCAAGAGGGAGGGGTTCCCGGAGGTGGCCGGGACTTTCACCATGATCGCCCGGGCGGAGAAGGCGCATGAGGACAGGTTCCTCAAGCTCCTCGAGAACGTTCGCGCGGGGAAGGTCTTCAAGAAGGACGGGCCGGTGCGCTGGAAGTGCCGCAACTGCGGCTACGTCCATGAGGGTCCCGAGGCTCCCGGGAAGTGCCCGGCATGCCTGCACGCCCGGGAGTACTTCGAGGTGAACGCCGAGAACTACTGA